The proteins below are encoded in one region of Berryella intestinalis:
- a CDS encoding aminotransferase, whose translation MDIRTIGVEDFLNVWEHEATWDIAQSTIDSLTMEEILALSGDAGARFYEALDGKKMNYGWIDGSAEFREEVAALYRSVDPANVLQTNGGTGANLNAIMALVSPGDHVVAEYPTYQPLYDLPAALGAEVDRWVIHEEDGWQPRIDELKALVRKDTKLICINNASNPLGTCISKDLLQEIVEVARSVDAWLLCDEVFFPIEDVDDYVSVVDVYDKGVATNSISKRFSVPAARVGWTVSNKELADRMRVLRDYTMICAGVFNDALATLVLRNRDAILDRNLGIIRKNRAIVQEWIDKEPRVSWVPPKGVSVSYIRLDIPEDDEKFCLDLLRDEGVLLVPGSRFELPRGARLGFCASEPVLRTGLDILSSYLKCKFD comes from the coding sequence ATGGACATAAGGACGATCGGCGTCGAGGACTTCCTGAACGTGTGGGAGCACGAAGCTACATGGGATATAGCCCAATCGACCATCGACAGCCTGACCATGGAGGAGATCCTCGCGCTGAGCGGCGATGCGGGTGCGCGTTTCTACGAGGCGCTTGACGGCAAGAAGATGAACTACGGCTGGATCGACGGCTCGGCCGAGTTCCGCGAGGAGGTGGCGGCGCTGTATCGCAGCGTCGATCCGGCCAACGTGTTGCAGACGAACGGGGGAACGGGGGCCAACCTCAACGCCATCATGGCCCTGGTCAGCCCCGGCGATCATGTGGTGGCCGAGTACCCTACGTATCAGCCGCTGTACGATCTGCCCGCGGCGTTGGGCGCCGAAGTGGACCGGTGGGTTATTCACGAAGAGGACGGCTGGCAGCCCCGCATCGACGAGCTGAAGGCGCTAGTGCGCAAAGATACGAAGCTGATCTGCATAAACAATGCCAGTAATCCCTTGGGGACCTGTATCTCCAAAGACCTTCTGCAAGAGATCGTCGAAGTCGCCCGGTCGGTGGACGCCTGGCTTCTGTGCGACGAGGTGTTCTTCCCCATCGAGGATGTGGACGACTACGTCAGCGTGGTGGATGTCTACGACAAGGGCGTGGCGACCAACTCCATCTCCAAGCGCTTCTCGGTGCCCGCCGCACGCGTGGGGTGGACGGTGTCGAACAAAGAGCTGGCTGATCGGATGCGCGTGCTGCGCGACTACACGATGATCTGCGCCGGCGTGTTCAACGACGCCCTGGCTACGCTGGTGCTGCGCAACCGAGATGCTATTCTCGATCGCAACCTGGGCATTATCCGGAAGAATCGCGCCATCGTCCAGGAATGGATCGACAAGGAGCCGCGCGTATCGTGGGTTCCTCCGAAGGGAGTTTCGGTTAGCTACATCCGGCTGGACATTCCGGAAGACGATGAGAAGTTCTGCCTCGATCTGCTGCGCGACGAGGGTGTGCTGCTGGTTCCCGGAAGCCGCTTCGAGCTTCCGCGCGGCGCTCGACTGGGATTCTGCGCGTCAGAGCCCGTGTTGCGGACCGGTTTGGATATCCTGTCCTCGTACCTCAAGTGCAAGTTCGACTGA
- a CDS encoding amino acid permease: MGEKIKGVGFFGLVGMVVSSCIGSGVFAISGQIGQVASPGAALIAWLVCGLGFLCLALSLANLGAKCPDSDGAIAYAEDGFGKFAGFISGWGYWLSAWLGNVAFATMIANTLGTNECLGTLLPGVFSADGNPAVGGVIVISVLLWLITFLVINGVESAAGLNAVVMVVKVVSIAALIMFCIIAFQAATFTDDFWGNATRNMAVMAEGISEEGLGSIGNQVTNCILIMMWVFIGIEGASVMSKRAAKKSEVGSATVLGLIVLLVLYIGASILPYGAVPYETLITADNPATVTIFETIAPGWGGAFISWAIIISVVGSWLSFTMLPAETTSMMADHGILPKVWDKRNDKNAPKVSLLIVGACTEVFIIVATFSSSAYDFAFSMCTVAIVITWALAAAYQVKYSAQHKEMGQLLLGVIALTFQVVGVLFNGYGFLLLTCLGYVPGFFFYKKAREENGATVTKNEYIFALIIGCLGVLGVVLNLMGVISVF, from the coding sequence ATGGGAGAAAAGATTAAAGGCGTTGGCTTTTTTGGCCTCGTCGGCATGGTCGTCAGTTCGTGTATCGGTTCTGGCGTGTTTGCCATCTCCGGTCAGATCGGCCAGGTTGCGTCGCCTGGTGCGGCTCTGATAGCCTGGCTCGTTTGCGGCCTGGGCTTCCTCTGCTTGGCACTGTCTCTGGCGAATCTGGGCGCGAAGTGCCCCGATTCTGACGGTGCCATCGCTTACGCCGAAGACGGCTTCGGCAAGTTCGCCGGATTCATCTCCGGTTGGGGTTACTGGCTTTCCGCATGGTTGGGCAACGTCGCGTTCGCAACCATGATCGCCAACACGCTCGGAACGAACGAGTGCCTCGGCACCCTGCTCCCGGGCGTTTTCTCGGCTGACGGCAATCCCGCCGTCGGCGGCGTCATCGTCATCTCGGTTCTGCTGTGGCTGATCACCTTCCTGGTCATCAACGGCGTCGAGAGCGCTGCCGGCCTGAACGCCGTCGTCATGGTGGTCAAGGTCGTTTCCATCGCCGCGCTCATCATGTTCTGCATTATCGCCTTCCAGGCCGCGACGTTCACCGACGACTTCTGGGGTAACGCCACGCGCAACATGGCGGTAATGGCCGAAGGCATCTCGGAAGAAGGCCTGGGCAGCATCGGCAACCAGGTCACGAACTGCATCCTTATCATGATGTGGGTCTTCATCGGTATCGAGGGCGCATCGGTTATGTCCAAGCGCGCCGCCAAGAAGTCCGAGGTCGGCTCCGCTACCGTTCTGGGCCTGATCGTCCTTCTGGTTCTCTACATCGGCGCCTCCATCCTCCCGTACGGCGCCGTTCCCTACGAGACGCTGATCACGGCCGACAACCCGGCTACCGTTACCATCTTCGAGACCATCGCTCCCGGCTGGGGCGGCGCGTTCATCTCGTGGGCCATCATCATCTCCGTCGTGGGTTCGTGGCTCTCGTTCACGATGCTTCCCGCCGAGACCACGTCCATGATGGCCGATCACGGCATCCTGCCCAAGGTGTGGGACAAGCGCAACGACAAGAACGCCCCCAAGGTCTCGCTGCTCATCGTGGGCGCCTGCACCGAGGTGTTCATCATCGTGGCCACCTTCTCGTCCAGCGCGTACGACTTCGCGTTCTCGATGTGCACCGTCGCTATCGTCATCACCTGGGCTCTGGCTGCCGCCTACCAGGTTAAGTACAGCGCTCAGCACAAAGAGATGGGCCAGTTGCTTCTGGGCGTCATCGCTTTGACCTTCCAGGTCGTGGGCGTTCTGTTCAACGGCTACGGGTTCTTGCTGCTCACCTGCCTCGGCTACGTCCCCGGCTTCTTCTTCTACAAGAAGGCGCGCGAGGAGAACGGCGCGACCGTTACGAAGAACGAGTACATCTTCGCGCTCATCATCGGGTGCCTGGGTGTTCTGGGTGTGGTTCTGAACCTGATGGGAGTTATCTCGGTGTTCTAG
- a CDS encoding arginine deiminase: protein MVGVNVKSEVGALKKVILHRPGDELLNLTPDTLERLLFDDIPFLEVAQQEHDAFAQTLRDEGVEVVYLEDLMADVVASSPELRDQFLDQWIKEAGIHTEKWRRIISEYLNSEFSDPKALVEKTMTGINLAELDVERSNSLIDLVSSPTKMVIDPMPNLYFTRDPFAMVGGGVTIHRMYSVTRNRETLYGQYIFDNHPDFKGTPQYYRRDYAFHIEGGDVLNINDHVLAVGISQRTEPDAIDTLAAGIFADETSTIDTVLAFDIPNSRAFMHLDTVFTQIDRDKFTIHPGILGPLTVFELTPGADGKVNVKRLDSDLESILEKYVGCPVKLLQCGAGDRIAAEREQWNDGSNTLCIRPGTIVVYQRNNVTNDFLYREGLDLKVVPSAELSRGRGGPRCMSMPAWREDL from the coding sequence ATGGTTGGAGTTAACGTCAAAAGCGAAGTTGGTGCGCTGAAGAAGGTCATTCTTCATCGCCCGGGAGACGAGCTTTTGAACCTCACTCCCGACACCCTGGAGCGTCTGCTGTTCGACGACATCCCGTTCTTGGAAGTCGCTCAGCAGGAGCACGATGCGTTCGCGCAGACCCTGCGCGATGAAGGCGTCGAGGTCGTGTACCTCGAGGACCTTATGGCCGATGTGGTCGCTTCCAGCCCCGAGCTTCGCGACCAGTTCCTCGACCAGTGGATCAAGGAGGCCGGCATCCACACCGAGAAGTGGCGCCGCATCATCTCCGAGTACCTGAACTCCGAGTTCTCCGATCCCAAGGCTCTGGTCGAGAAGACCATGACCGGCATCAACCTGGCCGAACTCGACGTGGAGCGTTCCAACAGCCTCATCGACCTGGTGAGCAGCCCCACCAAGATGGTCATCGACCCCATGCCCAACCTGTACTTCACCCGCGACCCGTTCGCGATGGTCGGCGGCGGCGTTACCATCCACCGCATGTACTCGGTCACGCGTAACCGCGAGACGCTGTACGGCCAGTACATCTTCGACAACCACCCCGACTTCAAGGGCACCCCGCAGTACTATCGCCGCGACTACGCTTTCCACATCGAGGGCGGCGACGTGCTGAACATCAACGACCACGTGCTCGCCGTGGGTATCTCCCAGCGCACCGAGCCCGACGCCATCGACACGCTGGCGGCCGGCATCTTCGCCGACGAGACCTCCACGATCGACACCGTTTTGGCCTTCGACATCCCGAACAGCCGCGCGTTCATGCACCTGGACACCGTGTTCACGCAGATCGACCGCGACAAGTTCACCATCCACCCGGGCATCCTCGGTCCTCTGACCGTGTTCGAGCTCACCCCGGGCGCCGACGGCAAGGTGAACGTCAAGCGCCTCGACAGCGACCTCGAGAGCATCCTCGAGAAGTACGTTGGATGCCCCGTGAAGCTGCTGCAGTGCGGCGCGGGCGACCGCATCGCCGCCGAGCGCGAGCAGTGGAACGACGGCAGCAACACGCTGTGCATCCGCCCCGGCACCATCGTGGTGTACCAGCGCAACAACGTCACCAACGACTTCCTGTATCGCGAGGGTCTGGACCTGAAGGTCGTTCCCTCCGCCGAGCTGTCCCGCGGCCGTGGGGGCCCGCGCTGCATGAGCATGCCTGCATGGCGCGAGGATCTGTAA
- a CDS encoding Cna B-type domain-containing protein — protein MLVFPSTALAKNDANADLTLTSTTPSVKSGTTGVLQLDVKVAGSQESIQESYGSAATLVVQLPKDTAAYYDLQTPLADLAINGVQPTYDQQARTLTYKLPNLQTGLSARLHIGLLTKNGITPNDTSLVATATLKSESGAVLAESAEAKIAITSAFQPTITKAFSKVVSSDPSQTVAKPGEEVVWSIKGSVTLADTAGQYIKPGSIITITDKLDSRLTFSDATVSGADLVDRTVNGDTVTWTFKAPSLEAQKAAGTTLFACEILLTTGTDASISAYTKVPNNVTISAVSIEDQTKTAAGKAEALIAPGGNDVPLPEGDIVVPYTVGPVNGNGNVSNGNNENHPNPNPVVADDAMVRFQDTYFTGISGDEKLFDSTGNPVDRSLWNQNNSILKDGYKKLVNEYTYDDALQFRAVTIYTPHIYYEYNLGRLPLPVLPKTTLTVTLKDGSTRSHVVDWNKTANKVTGNVQVTIYDMGLTDADEITSYSITYEMEDGSKLNGRLGLQNEPLFDIKDGARGTFKWGVTFVPTLADGTTYRRTSTEVTDLVGPRQVTVGEKPVSNPIVLATVEFMKKDGNVVAVGDNQVHVRMFNNTNSNDNLDKQISSTVLLPYGVKVKSDPNASYKIDSLRFGRQQYATPGHFSILDENYNGTGQQLVHIDWDQTTLLPWQRADAYFDVEITKNSPDQLPLTMWGTSSTDDVLTAANSSNKVETDADDIDHDGATDQDRIKVEKSYVKYSDNDLRIKKYVKGALDDEFSLFGRTLPGGGIDYKIYMTNTTGNDIFRMGFIDVLPSVGDKGIVDNSDRGSAFTPVMTGAITLPADWADKVDVYYSASKNPKRDDLYSTVNYSTGAYQHENPADAADPEWKLASEVTDWSAIHSFKLQLKDGVTWLKGQDIEFTFHMKAPELGELDDASVVFSELPDTRTEENELKAAWNSFAMTTNGLLPTEPERVGVVIADPKIDVSGKKTWNDNENSDGIRPGSITVNLMRDGVKVSSQEVKPAADGSWTYKFADLPKYDAADGHAYVYSVTEEAVEGYESSVEGYDIVNTHKPKTPDPGDPTPPAPPVPDDPTPPAPSVPDEPQPVPPAPAGEKPLAKVTVMPKTGETVAWAVGAIALVAGAGLLGAFALRRKKGDRAL, from the coding sequence ATGCTCGTGTTTCCGAGCACGGCGTTGGCCAAAAACGACGCTAACGCCGATCTGACGCTCACAAGCACAACCCCGTCGGTTAAATCCGGCACGACGGGCGTCTTACAGCTGGACGTGAAGGTGGCCGGCTCCCAGGAAAGCATCCAGGAGAGCTACGGTTCGGCTGCGACGCTGGTCGTCCAGCTGCCGAAGGACACGGCCGCCTACTACGATCTGCAGACGCCTCTGGCCGATCTGGCAATCAACGGAGTGCAGCCTACCTACGATCAGCAGGCACGCACGCTTACGTACAAGCTTCCCAATCTGCAGACCGGGCTTTCTGCCCGCCTCCACATCGGGCTACTGACCAAGAACGGCATCACGCCGAACGACACGTCGCTTGTCGCCACGGCAACGCTGAAGAGCGAGAGCGGCGCGGTGCTGGCAGAATCGGCCGAAGCCAAGATCGCGATCACCTCCGCTTTCCAGCCGACGATCACCAAGGCGTTCTCGAAGGTCGTTTCCAGCGATCCCTCGCAGACCGTGGCGAAGCCGGGCGAGGAGGTCGTGTGGTCCATCAAAGGTTCGGTGACCCTTGCCGATACCGCCGGCCAGTACATCAAGCCGGGCAGCATCATCACCATCACCGATAAGCTCGATTCCCGCCTGACGTTTTCCGACGCCACGGTGTCGGGAGCCGATCTGGTCGATCGCACGGTGAACGGCGACACCGTCACGTGGACGTTCAAGGCTCCTTCCCTCGAAGCCCAGAAAGCGGCGGGCACCACCCTGTTCGCTTGCGAGATCCTGTTGACGACGGGTACCGATGCGTCGATCAGCGCATACACCAAGGTGCCGAACAACGTTACCATCTCGGCGGTTTCCATCGAGGATCAGACCAAGACGGCTGCGGGTAAGGCGGAAGCCCTGATCGCGCCCGGCGGCAACGATGTGCCTCTTCCCGAGGGCGATATTGTTGTGCCTTATACGGTCGGTCCCGTTAACGGGAACGGGAACGTGAGCAACGGAAACAACGAGAATCACCCCAATCCCAACCCCGTCGTGGCTGATGATGCCATGGTCCGCTTCCAGGACACCTACTTCACGGGGATTTCTGGAGACGAGAAGCTGTTCGACTCCACCGGGAACCCCGTGGATCGCTCGCTCTGGAACCAGAACAACTCGATTCTCAAAGACGGGTACAAGAAGCTCGTGAACGAGTACACCTACGATGATGCGCTGCAGTTCAGGGCCGTTACCATTTACACGCCCCACATATACTACGAATACAATTTGGGCCGTCTTCCCCTTCCGGTTCTTCCCAAGACGACCCTGACCGTCACCCTGAAAGACGGCTCGACCCGCTCCCACGTGGTGGATTGGAACAAGACCGCCAACAAGGTGACGGGCAACGTGCAGGTGACCATCTACGATATGGGTCTGACCGATGCCGATGAGATCACCAGCTACTCCATTACGTACGAGATGGAGGACGGGTCCAAGCTCAACGGCCGCCTTGGCCTTCAGAACGAGCCCCTCTTCGATATCAAGGACGGCGCCCGCGGCACGTTCAAGTGGGGCGTCACCTTCGTTCCCACCCTGGCGGACGGCACCACCTATCGCCGCACTTCCACCGAAGTGACCGATCTGGTCGGCCCGCGTCAGGTTACCGTGGGCGAGAAGCCCGTCTCCAACCCGATCGTTCTGGCCACCGTCGAGTTCATGAAGAAGGACGGCAACGTCGTTGCGGTGGGCGACAACCAGGTCCATGTCCGCATGTTCAACAACACGAACAGCAACGACAACCTGGACAAGCAGATCAGCTCGACGGTCCTTCTGCCCTACGGCGTGAAGGTCAAGTCCGACCCGAACGCCTCCTACAAGATCGACAGCCTGCGCTTCGGCCGCCAGCAGTATGCGACGCCCGGCCACTTCTCGATTCTGGACGAGAACTACAACGGCACCGGCCAGCAGCTGGTGCACATCGACTGGGATCAGACCACGCTGCTTCCGTGGCAGCGCGCCGATGCGTACTTCGACGTCGAGATCACCAAGAATTCACCCGATCAGCTGCCCCTGACCATGTGGGGAACCAGCTCCACCGACGATGTGCTCACCGCTGCGAATTCGTCGAACAAGGTGGAGACCGACGCCGATGATATCGATCACGACGGCGCCACGGACCAGGATCGCATCAAGGTCGAGAAGAGCTACGTGAAGTACTCGGACAACGACCTGCGCATCAAGAAGTACGTGAAAGGCGCGCTCGACGACGAGTTCTCGCTGTTCGGCCGCACGCTTCCCGGTGGCGGGATCGACTACAAGATCTACATGACGAACACCACGGGCAACGATATCTTCCGCATGGGATTCATCGACGTCCTGCCCTCTGTGGGCGATAAGGGCATCGTGGACAACTCCGATCGCGGAAGCGCCTTCACCCCGGTGATGACCGGCGCCATCACCCTGCCGGCCGATTGGGCGGACAAGGTGGACGTCTACTACAGCGCCTCCAAGAACCCCAAGCGCGACGATCTGTACAGCACGGTGAACTACAGCACCGGGGCCTACCAGCACGAGAACCCCGCCGACGCCGCGGATCCGGAGTGGAAGCTTGCTTCCGAGGTGACGGACTGGTCGGCCATCCACAGCTTCAAGCTGCAGCTGAAGGACGGCGTTACGTGGCTGAAGGGTCAGGACATCGAGTTCACCTTCCATATGAAGGCTCCCGAACTCGGCGAGCTCGATGACGCTTCGGTGGTGTTCTCCGAGCTGCCCGATACCCGTACCGAGGAAAACGAGCTGAAGGCGGCATGGAACTCGTTCGCGATGACCACCAACGGCCTTCTGCCTACGGAACCCGAGCGCGTGGGCGTCGTTATCGCAGATCCCAAGATCGACGTTTCCGGCAAGAAGACCTGGAACGATAACGAGAACAGCGACGGCATCCGCCCCGGCTCCATCACCGTCAACCTGATGAGGGACGGCGTCAAGGTGAGTTCGCAGGAGGTCAAGCCCGCCGCTGACGGATCCTGGACGTATAAGTTCGCCGATCTGCCCAAATACGATGCTGCCGACGGCCACGCGTACGTCTACAGCGTGACGGAGGAAGCGGTTGAGGGCTACGAGTCTTCGGTCGAGGGTTACGACATCGTCAACACCCACAAGCCCAAGACGCCCGATCCGGGCGATCCCACCCCGCCCGCGCCTCCGGTTCCGGATGATCCCACTCCGCCTGCGCCGTCGGTTCCGGACGAGCCGCAGCCCGTTCCGCCCGCGCCTGCTGGCGAGAAGCCGTTGGCGAAGGTGACGGTCATGCCCAAGACGGGCGAGACCGTGGCATGGGCCGTCGGGGCTATCGCCCTGGTTGCCGGTGCCGGCTTGCTGGGAGCGTTTGCGCTCCGCAGGAAGAAAGGCGACCGCGCGCTCTAG
- a CDS encoding LPXTG cell wall anchor domain-containing protein, which yields MKKRATSVILSVALCSTLAPATALGATDGATAAEAPQPSNAVAPEASSAQAAAEVPAAAAPVAEAPAAAAPAAEQPANQLGAQDAAPADNYIPTGDIAVAKSGESAFDTENTEVYKAARTDKLDFGFAFGTSAIKNNMSDIEKAYFPNGPVPGSAIALSNVKSNFNVTITFPKGVVAPTDAASYAFKSLQGSNYAGGPESGMFTFSDVLEITQLPDGSTEVGIGFMLKDPAAYSTYDKLHTAVFAEPNYLTLLAKGVGLDGTEAGKQYTVYGKVSGEMEATAKFGGMEIPFNFVWGPALQDKGVGTTLGSDGTDFTRKSLEGPEKDAISLTFKVIESIPWTDLTPATPIEPEKTPDEPKLVDPQPVDPKPVDPKPTDPKVTPESPKAETSAVTEVAEKPAAEKTVAASDAAPVQKTVKASAALPQTGDAALPVAGILATLVGAAGVALARLRRLSK from the coding sequence CACGCTGGCTCCCGCCACGGCGCTGGGCGCCACCGACGGCGCAACCGCCGCGGAAGCGCCCCAGCCCTCCAACGCTGTAGCGCCCGAGGCTTCCAGCGCACAGGCGGCCGCTGAGGTGCCCGCAGCCGCCGCGCCGGTTGCCGAAGCGCCCGCAGCCGCCGCACCGGCTGCCGAGCAGCCCGCCAACCAGCTGGGCGCCCAGGACGCCGCTCCTGCGGACAACTACATTCCAACGGGCGACATCGCCGTGGCCAAGTCCGGGGAGTCGGCTTTCGACACCGAGAACACCGAGGTGTACAAGGCCGCCCGTACCGATAAGCTGGACTTCGGCTTCGCATTTGGCACTTCGGCCATCAAGAACAACATGTCCGATATCGAGAAGGCCTACTTCCCCAACGGCCCCGTGCCGGGTTCGGCGATCGCTCTGAGCAACGTCAAATCCAACTTCAATGTTACGATCACCTTCCCCAAGGGCGTTGTCGCGCCGACCGACGCCGCTTCGTATGCGTTCAAGAGCCTGCAGGGCTCCAACTATGCCGGCGGCCCGGAAAGCGGTATGTTCACGTTCTCGGACGTCCTCGAGATCACGCAGCTTCCCGATGGAAGCACCGAGGTCGGGATCGGCTTCATGCTGAAGGACCCCGCGGCGTACTCCACGTACGATAAGCTGCACACGGCCGTGTTCGCCGAGCCCAACTACCTCACGCTTCTGGCCAAGGGCGTCGGACTCGATGGGACCGAGGCGGGCAAGCAGTACACCGTCTACGGCAAGGTGTCGGGCGAGATGGAAGCGACTGCCAAGTTCGGCGGCATGGAGATCCCCTTCAACTTCGTATGGGGCCCCGCGCTGCAGGACAAGGGCGTCGGAACGACGCTTGGATCTGACGGCACCGACTTCACCCGCAAGTCGCTGGAAGGCCCCGAGAAGGATGCCATCTCGCTGACCTTCAAGGTGATCGAGAGCATTCCGTGGACGGACCTCACTCCGGCCACCCCGATCGAGCCCGAGAAGACCCCCGATGAGCCGAAGCTCGTCGACCCCCAGCCTGTGGATCCCAAACCCGTCGACCCCAAGCCGACCGATCCCAAGGTGACTCCGGAATCTCCCAAGGCGGAGACCTCTGCTGTCACCGAGGTTGCGGAGAAGCCCGCAGCCGAGAAGACCGTCGCTGCGTCCGACGCTGCCCCCGTCCAGAAGACGGTCAAGGCTTCGGCCGCCCTTCCCCAGACCGGGGACGCCGCCCTGCCCGTGGCGGGAATCCTTGCTACCCTGGTCGGTGCGGCTGGCGTCGCCCTTGCGCGCCTGCGTCGCCTGAGCAAGTAG